A portion of the Flavobacterium magnum genome contains these proteins:
- a CDS encoding DUF3857 domain-containing protein, which yields MSRNFKFLMLCLFAVSSAVAQKFEMGKVSVEELQQRSHPADSSAEAAILFKKGETTFDYSPEQGFLMTTKVRTRIKIYKKEGYDWANFAQDYYKENNNSRERVSFSDAVTYNLENGKIVKSKLKSDGEFDEQVNKFWGRKKITMPNVREGSVIEYEYSVTSPNLTKLDDWDFQTSIPVNYSEYKTEFPEYFVYKTNQRGFVFPKVTTDKAMKSFLITGKERTGGEGFSTVKTTFTQDKIDYEATKTTYIAENLKALKDEDFVNNIHNYTAGVSHELSVIKYPNSPMKFLSTDWVSVAKNIYENDDFGAELNKSGYFEDDLKALTAGTTVIEEKIGAIYNYVKQHVKWNGFYGYSCNDGVRQAFKDKTGNVAEINLMLTAMLREAGFNANPVLVSTRSHGISFFPSRAAFNYVIAAIEYNGKTILLDATEKFALPGLLPTRDLNWLGRLIRKDGTSTEIDLMPSILSKETVSIIAGMDATGTITGKVRNVMTDYNALSFRQRYAGMKEDDYLERLENNNNNIAVSEYKRENEYELSKPLTETYSVSDSNDTEIIGDRIYITPLLFMNVKLNPFRQETREYPVDFTFPFEKKYSVTIDVPEGYTVESLPQNVNFATESKFGSFKYLIAQSGNKVQAVITLDVLASIVASDEYPVLRDFFQKVIDKQNEKIVFKKI from the coding sequence ATGAGCCGAAATTTCAAATTCCTGATGCTTTGCCTGTTCGCCGTTTCTTCGGCTGTGGCGCAAAAATTTGAAATGGGGAAAGTGTCTGTGGAAGAGCTTCAGCAGCGATCACACCCCGCAGATTCTTCTGCGGAAGCGGCCATCCTATTCAAAAAAGGAGAAACGACGTTCGACTACAGCCCCGAACAGGGATTTTTAATGACCACGAAGGTCAGGACCCGAATCAAGATTTACAAGAAAGAAGGTTATGACTGGGCTAATTTCGCCCAGGATTATTATAAAGAAAATAACAACTCGCGTGAGCGGGTGTCGTTCTCAGATGCTGTTACCTACAACCTCGAGAATGGCAAGATCGTTAAGTCAAAACTTAAAAGTGATGGTGAATTTGATGAACAGGTTAACAAATTCTGGGGCAGGAAGAAAATAACGATGCCGAATGTCCGTGAAGGATCAGTGATAGAATACGAATACAGCGTCACTTCGCCGAATCTGACCAAACTCGACGATTGGGATTTCCAGACTTCGATTCCGGTGAACTACTCGGAGTACAAGACCGAGTTTCCGGAATATTTTGTGTACAAGACCAACCAAAGGGGATTTGTTTTTCCGAAAGTCACCACCGACAAAGCGATGAAATCTTTCTTAATCACCGGAAAAGAACGAACCGGTGGTGAAGGTTTCTCTACCGTTAAAACCACTTTCACTCAGGATAAGATCGATTACGAAGCGACCAAAACCACCTACATTGCTGAGAATCTCAAGGCCCTTAAGGATGAAGATTTTGTAAACAACATCCACAATTATACCGCCGGTGTTTCCCATGAATTGTCGGTGATCAAGTATCCGAACAGTCCGATGAAATTTCTTTCAACCGATTGGGTTTCTGTGGCCAAGAATATTTATGAAAATGACGATTTCGGCGCGGAGCTGAACAAATCCGGTTACTTCGAAGATGATCTCAAGGCACTCACCGCCGGCACGACTGTGATCGAGGAGAAAATTGGCGCAATTTATAATTACGTAAAGCAGCATGTAAAATGGAATGGCTTTTACGGATATTCCTGTAATGACGGTGTTCGTCAGGCATTTAAGGATAAAACCGGAAATGTAGCCGAAATCAACCTGATGCTCACCGCCATGCTGCGTGAGGCCGGCTTCAATGCCAATCCCGTCCTGGTCAGCACGCGGTCCCATGGCATATCGTTTTTCCCGTCCAGGGCCGCTTTCAATTATGTGATTGCCGCCATTGAGTACAATGGGAAGACAATTTTGCTTGATGCGACCGAGAAATTTGCACTACCCGGACTTTTACCCACGCGCGACCTGAACTGGCTCGGGCGGCTTATCCGGAAGGATGGGACATCTACGGAAATCGACCTGATGCCGTCAATCTTGTCGAAGGAAACGGTCAGCATCATCGCGGGTATGGATGCGACGGGCACGATCACCGGAAAGGTGCGAAACGTCATGACAGATTACAATGCCTTGTCATTCCGTCAGAGATACGCCGGGATGAAAGAGGACGACTATCTCGAGCGGCTTGAGAACAACAACAATAACATAGCCGTATCGGAGTATAAAAGAGAGAATGAATATGAGCTTTCGAAGCCATTGACTGAAACGTATTCAGTCAGCGACAGCAATGACACTGAAATCATCGGCGACAGGATCTACATCACCCCATTGCTTTTTATGAACGTCAAGTTAAATCCATTCCGTCAGGAAACGCGCGAATACCCGGTCGATTTTACTTTTCCGTTTGAAAAGAAATACAGTGTCACCATTGATGTTCCGGAAGGCTACACCGTGGAATCCCTGCCCCAGAATGTAAACTTCGCCACTGAAAGCAAGTTTGGTTCTTTCAAATACCTTATAGCCCAATCGGGAAATAAGGTCCAGGCCGTCATCACCCTTGATGTCCTTGCCTCAATTGTCGCCTCGGACGAGTATCCCGTACTCAGGGATTTTTTCCAGAAAGTGATTGACAAGCAGAATGAAAAAATAGTGTTTAAAAAAATCTAA
- a CDS encoding DUF3857 domain-containing protein → MRSGLVPFLLLLVALCNGQKSESAKVTIKDLEMRRHPADSTAAAAVLYNKGVTKFNYSAEKGFTAEHIFEMRIKIYKKEGLQYANYEVPYYIGYENLNPDVLNVTDAVTYNIVNGKVEKTKIGSEGKFTEKVNKNWKTVTITLPNVKVGSIIEFRYTLKSEDLMSFPTFVFQRDIPVDYVEYRTEIPVTYGYKPVIKGLFKGIEYKSAVESNSIGFRNATTTRTDYLEFNQVTTTYIGKSIAALRPEPLVDNVENYRSAIDHELEVIRERDERNNQDFSKTWEGVARKIYKRAEFGKQLERNDYFDGELRQLLNGVEGNDERVKAIFGYVKAKMNWNGEFGYLTDKGVQKAWVDRTGNSAELNFILTAMLNAAGVTAYPVLVSTVGHGIPVYPNQTGFNYVLTACNFNGKQTLLDACTRKAPPGILPLYALNWNGRLIARDGNSEEINMQPQASSKNNTSIVATLDDTGHLKGQVRVYKTDYEAFGYRQQFGGMNQDQYLERLENDLNKIAISHYSVENTEDLTEPIKEAFDFTSDGLAEIIGDRMYLSPSLFLQQPKNIFTGDERQLPVFFGYPKQSKIVVTLEIPKGYSVESIPLPMSVATPENVAAFRYEVKSLGNKIQVSISSEVNKMLVSQDFYPVLKDFFQKLTDKRNEKLVLKKL, encoded by the coding sequence ATGCGTTCAGGACTAGTGCCGTTTTTGTTATTGTTGGTGGCCTTATGCAACGGCCAGAAATCGGAATCGGCGAAGGTCACCATCAAAGACCTCGAGATGAGGCGGCATCCGGCAGACAGTACCGCGGCGGCGGCAGTACTTTACAACAAAGGCGTTACCAAATTCAATTACAGCGCGGAAAAAGGATTTACGGCGGAACACATTTTCGAAATGCGCATCAAGATTTATAAGAAGGAAGGCCTTCAATACGCCAATTATGAAGTGCCGTATTATATCGGTTACGAAAACCTCAATCCGGATGTGCTCAATGTGACCGATGCCGTGACCTATAATATCGTAAACGGCAAGGTCGAAAAAACAAAAATCGGCAGCGAAGGAAAATTCACTGAGAAAGTCAATAAGAACTGGAAAACGGTGACCATTACGTTGCCAAATGTGAAAGTCGGATCGATTATCGAATTCCGCTACACCCTCAAGAGTGAAGACTTGATGAGTTTCCCGACATTCGTGTTTCAACGGGATATTCCCGTCGATTATGTAGAATACCGGACGGAGATCCCGGTAACGTACGGGTACAAACCGGTCATTAAAGGACTTTTTAAAGGCATCGAATATAAGAGCGCTGTTGAGTCAAATTCCATCGGTTTCCGCAACGCGACCACGACACGAACGGACTATCTCGAATTCAACCAGGTCACGACAACCTACATCGGCAAGAGCATCGCGGCCCTCAGGCCAGAGCCGTTGGTGGACAATGTCGAAAATTATCGCAGCGCCATCGACCATGAGCTCGAGGTCATCCGTGAGCGTGATGAACGCAACAACCAGGATTTTTCGAAGACCTGGGAGGGCGTCGCGCGCAAGATTTACAAAAGGGCGGAGTTTGGGAAACAGTTGGAACGCAACGACTATTTCGACGGAGAATTGCGGCAATTGCTCAACGGAGTGGAAGGCAACGATGAACGCGTCAAGGCCATTTTCGGCTATGTGAAGGCGAAAATGAACTGGAACGGGGAATTTGGTTATCTGACTGATAAAGGCGTACAGAAAGCATGGGTTGACAGGACGGGCAACAGTGCGGAATTGAACTTTATCCTCACCGCGATGCTCAATGCCGCCGGGGTCACCGCCTATCCGGTTTTGGTCAGCACCGTGGGGCATGGCATTCCGGTGTACCCGAACCAGACAGGATTCAATTATGTTTTGACGGCCTGCAATTTTAATGGAAAGCAAACGCTGCTGGACGCCTGTACAAGGAAAGCGCCACCGGGAATCCTGCCGCTGTATGCCTTGAACTGGAACGGGAGGCTTATCGCCAGGGATGGGAATTCGGAGGAAATAAATATGCAGCCGCAGGCCTCTTCGAAAAACAATACTTCGATTGTGGCGACACTGGATGACACCGGCCACCTCAAAGGGCAGGTCCGTGTGTACAAAACCGATTACGAAGCATTTGGTTACCGACAGCAATTTGGCGGAATGAACCAGGACCAGTATCTGGAACGTCTTGAAAATGACCTGAACAAGATTGCTATAAGCCACTATTCGGTTGAAAATACGGAAGACCTCACGGAGCCTATTAAGGAAGCTTTCGATTTTACCTCAGACGGCCTGGCGGAAATCATCGGGGATCGGATGTACCTGAGCCCTTCCTTATTTTTACAGCAACCCAAAAATATCTTTACCGGCGATGAGCGTCAGCTGCCCGTGTTTTTTGGCTACCCGAAACAATCTAAAATTGTAGTCACCTTAGAAATTCCCAAAGGATATAGTGTAGAATCGATACCTTTGCCGATGTCTGTGGCAACGCCTGAAAATGTAGCCGCCTTCCGTTACGAAGTCAAATCATTGGGGAATAAAATCCAGGTTTCCATCAGCAGCGAAGTCAATAAGATGCTGGTCTCCCAGGATTTTTATCCGGTGCTGAAGGATTTTTTCCAAAAGCTGACCGACAAACGCAACGAAAAATTGGTTTTAAAAAAGCTGTAA
- a CDS encoding bifunctional 3-deoxy-7-phosphoheptulonate synthase/chorismate mutase type II, with product MKNNKDMRKWLDEFKLDHPLVIAGPCSAETQSQVLRIAHDLKDSDVSIFRAGIWKPRTRPGGFEGVGAIGLEWLQRAKAETGLLMAVEVANATHVKLALEHGIDVFWIGARTTVNPFAVQEIAETLAGTDKIVLVKNPVNPDLALWIGGVERLYNAGIQKLGVIHRGFSTYEKTKYRNIPEWQIAIELQNRFPDLPLICDPSHITGRRDMIAEVSQQALDLNYDGLMIETHDDPDHAWSDAAQQVTPAVLKEIFKELKVRKASSEEDDFNAEMIKLRAQIDVADSKIIEILGNRMKISEQIGALKKTKNVSVLQSQRWKEIQQKMILEGGQKGLSEEFILRIFRAIHQESITHQEKIINS from the coding sequence ATGAAGAACAACAAGGATATGAGGAAGTGGCTTGACGAATTTAAACTCGATCATCCACTGGTCATCGCGGGTCCATGCAGTGCCGAAACCCAGTCACAGGTGCTGCGGATCGCGCATGATTTGAAGGACTCGGATGTCAGTATTTTCAGGGCCGGGATCTGGAAACCCAGGACACGTCCGGGCGGTTTTGAAGGTGTGGGCGCAATAGGGCTCGAGTGGCTTCAGCGCGCCAAAGCGGAAACGGGCCTGCTCATGGCCGTCGAAGTGGCGAATGCCACACACGTCAAACTGGCACTGGAGCACGGTATCGATGTGTTCTGGATTGGCGCCCGGACGACGGTCAATCCTTTTGCAGTGCAGGAAATTGCGGAGACCCTCGCAGGAACTGACAAAATTGTACTGGTCAAAAATCCGGTCAATCCTGACCTTGCATTATGGATTGGCGGCGTCGAGCGGCTTTACAATGCCGGTATTCAAAAGCTTGGGGTAATCCACCGTGGGTTTTCGACCTATGAAAAGACCAAATACCGCAACATCCCGGAATGGCAGATTGCCATCGAACTGCAGAACCGTTTTCCGGACCTGCCATTGATTTGTGATCCCTCCCACATTACCGGCCGGCGTGACATGATCGCTGAGGTGTCGCAGCAGGCATTGGACCTCAATTATGACGGGCTGATGATCGAGACGCATGACGATCCTGACCACGCCTGGAGCGACGCCGCCCAACAGGTGACGCCGGCAGTATTGAAGGAAATTTTCAAGGAGCTCAAGGTCAGGAAGGCGTCTTCCGAAGAAGATGATTTCAATGCCGAAATGATCAAACTGCGCGCCCAAATCGATGTGGCCGACAGTAAAATCATTGAAATACTGGGCAACCGGATGAAGATTTCCGAACAGATCGGGGCGCTTAAAAAGACTAAAAATGTATCGGTATTGCAAAGCCAGCGCTGGAAAGAGATACAACAAAAAATGATCCTTGAGGGTGGGCAAAAGGGCCTCAGCGAGGAATTTATACTGCGGATATTCAGGGCGATCCATCAGGAAAGCATCACCCATCAGGAGAAAATCATCAACAGTTGA
- a CDS encoding DUF3857 domain-containing protein: MKVYFSCAFLLLLSFSGHCQKENYAVSLIPEGLRENANAVVRSALTEVAINSQRSMTVSEKRAVTVLNESGLDDINATEYYDSRRKITKIQATVYDASGKEMKAYKRKDFKDFSAADGFSVFQDNRLLHLDYTPVQYPFTFVFESEVETSNTAFVPSWAPLEGYYISTEKSVMHVTYPEALGFKYKETNFSPKFSVKRTDNPGDVIYVAENLHALKGEDASPKFTDIVPVVYMKVEKFNLEGVDGSAKTWDDYGRWYYDSLLTGTDALPEATRTKIKQLVGNEKDPLEIARIVYNYVQNKTRYVSIQVGIGGYKPMPAYDVDKLGYGDCKALSNYTRSLLSAVGVPAYNVLIYGDRSVRSFQPDFPALQGNHMILCIPDGDRFIWLECTSQTAPFGYQGTFTDGREALVVTPEGGRIVTTPATAARDNSQISKGAYSISAEGDLRANVEIISKGTQYDNVYQHEALSATDLDKFYKDYFFTLNNLKLEKASFKNDRKAIAFSQDLQLSAKGYTSVSSGKMIFAPNVFNVNPNTPKRYRNRENPFEVLRGYYDYDEVTIAIPEGFEVEFLPEDAVLKSKFGEYQANVTKEKDGSIRYTRSVVINKGQYDKADYEPYRLFREQMSKYDNSKIVLTKKQ; encoded by the coding sequence ATGAAAGTGTATTTCTCGTGCGCTTTTTTGTTACTCCTGTCATTCTCCGGCCATTGCCAAAAAGAAAATTATGCCGTTTCGCTGATTCCTGAAGGATTAAGGGAAAATGCGAATGCCGTCGTCCGGAGTGCGCTGACAGAGGTCGCAATCAATTCGCAGCGCAGCATGACAGTGTCTGAAAAAAGGGCGGTAACCGTATTGAACGAGTCGGGGCTCGACGACATCAATGCAACCGAATATTACGATTCCCGAAGAAAAATTACAAAAATCCAGGCGACCGTATACGACGCCTCCGGAAAGGAAATGAAAGCGTACAAGCGCAAGGATTTTAAGGATTTCAGCGCTGCGGACGGCTTCTCAGTATTTCAGGACAACAGGCTGCTCCATCTCGACTATACGCCTGTGCAATACCCGTTTACGTTTGTGTTCGAGAGTGAAGTGGAAACGTCAAACACAGCCTTCGTGCCTTCGTGGGCGCCGCTTGAGGGCTATTACATCAGCACCGAGAAGTCGGTGATGCATGTAACCTATCCGGAAGCGTTGGGCTTTAAATATAAGGAAACCAATTTTTCCCCGAAATTTTCAGTAAAACGTACTGACAACCCCGGAGATGTTATCTATGTCGCAGAGAACCTGCACGCGCTCAAAGGCGAAGACGCCAGCCCAAAATTCACTGACATCGTTCCGGTAGTGTACATGAAAGTTGAAAAATTCAATCTGGAAGGCGTTGATGGTTCGGCAAAAACCTGGGATGACTACGGGCGATGGTATTATGACAGCCTCCTGACCGGAACCGACGCGCTGCCCGAGGCCACACGCACTAAAATCAAGCAGCTCGTAGGGAATGAAAAGGACCCGCTTGAAATCGCACGGATCGTGTACAACTATGTGCAGAACAAGACACGCTATGTTAGCATACAGGTAGGTATAGGCGGTTACAAGCCCATGCCCGCGTACGATGTTGACAAGCTGGGCTATGGCGATTGCAAGGCATTGTCCAATTACACCCGGTCGCTGCTAAGTGCCGTCGGTGTCCCGGCATATAATGTATTGATTTATGGCGATCGGAGTGTGCGTAGTTTCCAGCCTGATTTTCCAGCACTGCAAGGCAACCACATGATTTTATGCATTCCCGATGGCGATCGTTTCATATGGCTTGAGTGTACAAGCCAGACCGCACCCTTTGGATATCAGGGTACTTTTACCGATGGCCGGGAGGCGCTCGTCGTAACGCCCGAGGGTGGCCGTATCGTCACGACCCCGGCGACAGCTGCCAGAGACAACAGCCAGATCAGCAAAGGCGCTTACAGCATTTCCGCAGAAGGCGATCTCAGGGCAAACGTCGAGATCATTTCCAAAGGTACACAATACGACAATGTGTATCAGCATGAGGCGCTATCGGCGACGGACCTGGATAAATTTTACAAAGACTATTTTTTTACGCTCAATAACCTCAAACTGGAGAAAGCGAGTTTTAAGAATGACCGGAAAGCCATCGCTTTCAGTCAGGACTTGCAACTTTCGGCGAAGGGATACACGAGTGTTTCAAGCGGGAAGATGATCTTTGCCCCAAACGTCTTCAATGTAAATCCGAATACGCCGAAGCGCTATCGAAACCGCGAGAATCCCTTTGAGGTGCTAAGGGGATATTACGACTACGATGAGGTTACGATTGCAATACCCGAAGGTTTTGAAGTGGAATTCCTGCCTGAGGATGCGGTTTTGAAGAGCAAGTTCGGGGAGTACCAGGCCAACGTAACTAAGGAAAAAGATGGCAGTATAAGGTACACCCGATCCGTAGTCATCAACAAGGGGCAGTATGATAAGGCGGATTACGAGCCATACCGGCTGTTCCGTGAGCAGATGTCGAAATATGACAATTCAAAAATTGTATTAACCAAAAAACAATAA
- the rsgA gene encoding ribosome small subunit-dependent GTPase A: MTGTVYKSTGSWYTVKSEAGDFVECRMKGKFRMQGIKSTNPIAVGDTVDFELDEKSDKTTGVIHYIHDRKNYIIRKSVNLSKQVHIIAANIDQVFLLITIDNPPTTTTFIDRFLVTAEAYDIEAVLVFNKIDTLNEQTLDEQLYLQHIYQDIGYRCLRISSTEKKGIEKVRDMMLGKVSMFSGHSGVGKSTLVNAIEPKLRLKTTEISEQSKQGQHTTTFAEMYDLTFNAKIIDTPGIKGFGIVDMEKDEISDYFPEFFKLKDQCKFNNCLHKDEPHCAIKAALEDDRIAWSRYKSYLQILEGDDEHYRTDIYNDDRMASDETRKS, encoded by the coding sequence ATGACAGGAACGGTTTATAAATCGACAGGGAGCTGGTATACGGTAAAGTCTGAAGCAGGGGATTTTGTCGAATGCAGGATGAAAGGAAAATTCCGGATGCAGGGAATCAAAAGCACCAATCCTATTGCGGTGGGCGATACCGTCGATTTTGAACTCGATGAGAAATCGGACAAGACGACGGGAGTCATTCATTACATCCATGACCGTAAGAATTACATCATCCGCAAATCTGTCAACCTGTCTAAACAGGTGCATATCATCGCGGCCAATATCGATCAGGTGTTCCTGCTCATCACGATCGATAACCCGCCTACCACGACCACATTTATCGACCGCTTCCTCGTGACTGCTGAGGCGTACGATATTGAAGCGGTGCTGGTATTCAATAAGATCGATACGCTTAATGAGCAGACGCTCGACGAGCAACTGTACCTACAGCATATTTATCAGGACATCGGCTACCGCTGCCTTCGTATTTCATCAACCGAAAAGAAAGGGATTGAAAAAGTACGCGATATGATGTTGGGCAAGGTAAGCATGTTTTCCGGCCACTCGGGCGTGGGCAAGTCGACTTTGGTCAACGCCATCGAGCCGAAACTGAGGCTTAAGACCACTGAGATTTCGGAGCAAAGCAAACAAGGTCAGCATACAACGACTTTTGCAGAAATGTATGATCTGACATTTAATGCCAAAATTATTGACACGCCGGGCATCAAAGGCTTCGGCATCGTTGACATGGAAAAGGACGAGATCAGCGATTATTTTCCGGAATTCTTTAAGCTCAAGGACCAGTGTAAATTCAACAACTGCCTGCATAAGGATGAGCCGCATTGTGCGATAAAGGCCGCATTGGAAGACGATCGCATCGCCTGGTCACGCTACAAAAGCTACCTGCAGATCCTTGAAGGGGATGACGAACATTACCGCACCGATATTTACAACGACGACCGTATGGCGAGTGATGAAACACGCAAGTCATGA
- the dtd gene encoding D-aminoacyl-tRNA deacylase, translated as MRVVIQRTLSASVTIGGQVAAAIGQGLLVLVGIEESDTAEDIEWLVGKIANLRIFADDSGVMNLSVKDVGGEVLIVSQFTLHAMTKKGNRPSYIKAARPETSVPLYEAFVAALGSMLPGKIRTGVFAADMKVALVNDGPVTIIIDSKNKE; from the coding sequence ATGAGGGTGGTGATACAGAGGACGCTGTCGGCATCAGTAACCATTGGCGGACAGGTTGCCGCGGCGATAGGACAGGGGTTGCTCGTACTCGTAGGTATCGAAGAATCGGACACTGCTGAGGATATTGAATGGCTTGTGGGCAAGATTGCCAACCTCCGGATTTTCGCGGATGATTCTGGCGTGATGAACCTTTCGGTAAAGGATGTAGGTGGCGAAGTACTTATCGTGAGCCAGTTTACCCTGCATGCCATGACCAAAAAAGGCAACCGCCCCTCTTATATAAAGGCAGCAAGGCCTGAAACGTCAGTGCCATTGTACGAGGCGTTCGTGGCAGCGTTAGGGTCGATGCTTCCCGGTAAGATACGTACCGGTGTTTTTGCTGCCGATATGAAGGTGGCCTTAGTTAACGACGGCCCGGTGACGATCATCATCGATTCAAAAAATAAAGAATAA
- a CDS encoding nucleotide pyrophosphohydrolase gives MNLKNAQLDVDNWIKEHGVRYFNELTNMAQLTEEVGEVARIIARRYGEQSEKESDKNKDLGEELADVVFVVLCLANQTGIDLQAAFDKKMDLKSRRDHDRHHNNDKLK, from the coding sequence ATGAATCTCAAGAATGCCCAACTCGACGTCGACAACTGGATTAAGGAACACGGTGTCCGTTATTTTAACGAATTGACCAATATGGCCCAGCTGACTGAAGAAGTGGGCGAGGTGGCCCGCATCATCGCCCGACGCTACGGAGAACAATCTGAGAAGGAAAGTGATAAAAATAAAGACCTGGGTGAAGAACTGGCTGACGTGGTTTTCGTAGTTTTGTGTCTGGCAAATCAAACCGGTATTGACCTTCAGGCAGCTTTCGATAAGAAAATGGACCTCAAGTCGCGCCGCGACCATGACCGCCATCACAATAACGATAAACTGAAATAA
- the gldA gene encoding gliding motility-associated ABC transporter ATP-binding subunit GldA translates to MSISVSNISKHYGTQKALDNVTFTVDKGEIVGFLGPNGAGKSTLMKILTTYLSADEGTASVNGHDVRTDQKAVQQSVGYLPEHNPLYLDLYVREYLAFNADVYKVQKQRVEEVITLTGLSPESHKKIGQLSKGYRQRVGLANALLHNPDVLILDEPTTGLDPNQLVEIRNVIRNVGKDKTVFLSTHIMQEVEAICDRVIIINKGKIVTDKKLTNLKERAEQIIEVEFDFKVEEQLIAAIPELVAYKNVHDMTWELTFRSEADMRPAVFDFASANGLRTLQLNQKNKNLEAIFRDVTAKR, encoded by the coding sequence ATGTCAATATCGGTCAGCAATATTTCGAAGCATTACGGAACCCAGAAAGCCCTGGACAATGTAACCTTTACGGTCGACAAGGGAGAAATCGTAGGTTTTTTAGGTCCGAACGGCGCCGGTAAATCCACGCTGATGAAAATCCTGACCACCTACCTCAGCGCTGACGAAGGCACTGCGTCAGTAAACGGGCACGATGTCCGGACAGACCAGAAAGCCGTGCAGCAGTCGGTTGGCTACCTGCCGGAACACAATCCGCTGTACCTCGACCTGTATGTACGCGAATACCTAGCCTTCAATGCCGACGTGTACAAAGTACAAAAGCAAAGGGTTGAGGAAGTCATCACCCTGACCGGCCTGTCACCGGAAAGCCACAAGAAAATCGGGCAACTTTCGAAAGGATACCGCCAGCGCGTAGGATTGGCCAATGCCCTGCTGCACAACCCTGACGTGTTGATTCTCGACGAGCCCACCACCGGACTCGACCCGAACCAATTGGTCGAAATCCGCAACGTCATCCGCAATGTTGGCAAAGACAAAACCGTGTTTCTCTCTACGCACATCATGCAGGAAGTGGAAGCCATCTGCGACCGCGTGATCATCATCAATAAGGGAAAAATCGTCACTGACAAGAAGCTGACCAACCTCAAGGAAAGGGCCGAGCAGATCATTGAGGTCGAATTCGACTTCAAGGTCGAGGAACAGCTCATCGCTGCCATCCCGGAACTGGTCGCCTACAAAAATGTACATGACATGACGTGGGAACTCACATTCCGTTCCGAAGCAGACATGCGTCCGGCAGTTTTTGATTTTGCCAGCGCTAATGGTTTGC